A single window of Salmo salar chromosome ssa21, Ssal_v3.1, whole genome shotgun sequence DNA harbors:
- the hnmt gene encoding histamine N-methyltransferase isoform X2, with protein MLLTAAAMDTVKPAGYEGRYVQGFQFYLKHSEEHKAILGYVDKVLPGEFTRIGEGKSKMDVLGVGSGGGEMDAHILSILQSKLPATALTADIVEPSIHLTDNFKALVEKTPSLQKIPFSWHTVTCGEYEKQVKDKREIKRFDFIHMIQMLYYVDDYPGTIKFFHNLLKENSKLLIVHEAAGSGWDTLWKTYRKELCTKSISDYLSAGDIKVHLERLELQYDEHLIPNTLDITDCFTTGDEMGELLLDFMTEQDHFHQSLTPDLRASILDLLRNRCSTEKEGRILFDCSMSCLLVYS; from the exons ATGCTTCTCACG GCTGCAGCCATGGACACTGTGAAGCCAGCGGGGTACGAGGGCCGTTATGTTCAGGGGTTCCAGTTTTACTTGAAACACTCGGAGGAACACAAGGCCATCCTTGGGTATGTCGACAAGGTTCTCCCTGGAGAGTTCACCAG AATTGGAGAGgggaaatccaaaatggatgttCTAGGTGTTGGAAGTGGTGGCG GGGAGATGGATGCCCACATCCTGTCTATTCTACAGTCTAAACTGCCAGCCACCGCTCTTACTGCAGACATAGTGGAACCCAGCATCCACCTCACTGACAATTTCAAAG CGTTAGTGGAAAAGACTCCCAGCCTTCAGAAGATCCCGTTCTCTTGGCACACCGTGACGTGTGGAGAATATGAGAAACAGGTCAAAGACAAAAGAGAGATCAAAAGATTTGACTTCATTCACATGATTCAG ATGCTATACTACGTAGATGACTATCCAGGAAccatcaagttcttccacaatctTCTGAAGGAAAACAGCAAACTGCTCATAGTTCATGAAGCAG CTGGCAGCGGCTGGGACACCCTGTGGAAGACCTACAGGAAAGAGCTCTGCACCAAGTCCATCTCTGACTACCTGTCTGCTGGAGACATCAAGGTTCATCTGGAGCGGCTGGAGCTTCAGTATGACGAGCACCTCATCCCTAACACCCTGGACATCACAGACTGCTTCACTACTGGGGATGAGATGGGAGAGCTGCTGCTGGACTTCATGACAGAGCAGGACCACTTCCACCagtctctgacccctgaccttagAGCAAGCATCCTGGACCTTCTCCGGAACCGATGTAGCACAGAGAAAGAGGGCAGGATACTGTTCGACTGCAGCATGAGTTGTCTCCTGGTTTACTCCTGA
- the hnmt gene encoding histamine N-methyltransferase isoform X1 has protein sequence MDSMNRPVLCIQTVCLVILLGTESTQSEGAREGFQVYSGEASHFSVHYGKAAAMDTVKPAGYEGRYVQGFQFYLKHSEEHKAILGYVDKVLPGEFTRIGEGKSKMDVLGVGSGGGEMDAHILSILQSKLPATALTADIVEPSIHLTDNFKALVEKTPSLQKIPFSWHTVTCGEYEKQVKDKREIKRFDFIHMIQMLYYVDDYPGTIKFFHNLLKENSKLLIVHEAAGSGWDTLWKTYRKELCTKSISDYLSAGDIKVHLERLELQYDEHLIPNTLDITDCFTTGDEMGELLLDFMTEQDHFHQSLTPDLRASILDLLRNRCSTEKEGRILFDCSMSCLLVYS, from the exons ATGGACTCTATGAACAGACCAGTACTGTGCATACAGACAGTCTGTCTAGTTATATTATTGGGGACAGAGTCCACCCAGTCAGAGGGGGCTAGGGAGGGCTTTCAGGTCTACTCAGGAGAGGCTTCTCATTTCTCTGTACACTACGGCAAG GCTGCAGCCATGGACACTGTGAAGCCAGCGGGGTACGAGGGCCGTTATGTTCAGGGGTTCCAGTTTTACTTGAAACACTCGGAGGAACACAAGGCCATCCTTGGGTATGTCGACAAGGTTCTCCCTGGAGAGTTCACCAG AATTGGAGAGgggaaatccaaaatggatgttCTAGGTGTTGGAAGTGGTGGCG GGGAGATGGATGCCCACATCCTGTCTATTCTACAGTCTAAACTGCCAGCCACCGCTCTTACTGCAGACATAGTGGAACCCAGCATCCACCTCACTGACAATTTCAAAG CGTTAGTGGAAAAGACTCCCAGCCTTCAGAAGATCCCGTTCTCTTGGCACACCGTGACGTGTGGAGAATATGAGAAACAGGTCAAAGACAAAAGAGAGATCAAAAGATTTGACTTCATTCACATGATTCAG ATGCTATACTACGTAGATGACTATCCAGGAAccatcaagttcttccacaatctTCTGAAGGAAAACAGCAAACTGCTCATAGTTCATGAAGCAG CTGGCAGCGGCTGGGACACCCTGTGGAAGACCTACAGGAAAGAGCTCTGCACCAAGTCCATCTCTGACTACCTGTCTGCTGGAGACATCAAGGTTCATCTGGAGCGGCTGGAGCTTCAGTATGACGAGCACCTCATCCCTAACACCCTGGACATCACAGACTGCTTCACTACTGGGGATGAGATGGGAGAGCTGCTGCTGGACTTCATGACAGAGCAGGACCACTTCCACCagtctctgacccctgaccttagAGCAAGCATCCTGGACCTTCTCCGGAACCGATGTAGCACAGAGAAAGAGGGCAGGATACTGTTCGACTGCAGCATGAGTTGTCTCCTGGTTTACTCCTGA
- the hnmt gene encoding histamine N-methyltransferase (The RefSeq protein has 2 substitutions compared to this genomic sequence): MDTVKPAGYEGRYVQGFQFYLKHSEEHKAILGYVDKVLPGEFTRIGEGKSKMDVLGVGSGGGEMDAHILSILQSKLPATALTADIVEPSIHLTDNFKALVEKTPSLQKIPFSWHTVTCGEYEKQVKDKREIKRFDFIHMIQMLYYVDDYPGTIKFFHNLLKENSKLLIVHEAAGSGWDTLWKTYRRELCTKSISDYLSAGDIKVHLERLELQYDEHLIPNTLDITDCFTTGDEMGELLLDFMTEQDHFHQSLTPDLRASILDLLRNRCSTEKEGRIPFDCSMSCLLVYS; encoded by the exons ATGGACACTGTGAAGCCAGCGGGGTACGAGGGCCGTTATGTTCAGGGGTTCCAGTTTTACTTGAAACACTCGGAGGAACACAAGGCCATCCTTGGGTATGTCGACAAGGTTCTCCCTGGAGAGTTCACCAG AATTGGAGAGgggaaatccaaaatggatgttCTAGGTGTTGGAAGTGGTGGCG GGGAGATGGATGCCCACATCCTGTCTATTCTACAGTCTAAACTGCCAGCCACCGCTCTTACTGCAGACATAGTGGAACCCAGCATCCACCTCACTGACAATTTCAAAG CGTTAGTGGAAAAGACTCCCAGCCTTCAGAAGATCCCGTTCTCTTGGCACACCGTGACGTGTGGAGAATATGAGAAACAGGTCAAAGACAAAAGAGAGATCAAAAGATTTGACTTCATTCACATGATTCAG ATGCTATACTACGTAGATGACTATCCAGGAAccatcaagttcttccacaatctTCTGAAGGAAAACAGCAAACTGCTCATAGTTCATGAAGCAG CTGGCAGCGGCTGGGACACCCTGTGGAAGACCTACAGGAAAGAGCTCTGCACCAAGTCCATCTCTGACTACCTGTCTGCTGGAGACATCAAGGTTCATCTGGAGCGGCTGGAGCTTCAGTATGACGAGCACCTCATCCCTAACACCCTGGACATCACAGACTGCTTCACTACTGGGGATGAGATGGGAGAGCTGCTGCTGGACTTCATGACAGAGCAGGACCACTTCCACCagtctctgacccctgaccttagAGCAAGCATCCTGGACCTTCTCCGGAACCGATGTAGCACAGAGAAAGAGGGCAGGATACTGTTCGACTGCAGCATGAGTTGTCTCCTGGTTTACTCCTGA